A part of Neoarius graeffei isolate fNeoGra1 chromosome 8, fNeoGra1.pri, whole genome shotgun sequence genomic DNA contains:
- the LOC132890260 gene encoding NADH-cytochrome b5 reductase 2: MEQTLMFPVLIGLVAVFATILVLFLKAGKSERRKKASKHPKTLQDPTVKYPLPLIEKEDITHDTKRFRFSLPSSHHVLGLPIGQHVYLSAKVSGNLVIRAYTPVSSDEDQGHVELVIKVYYKNTHPNYPDGGKMSQYLNDMKIGDTIDFRGPNGLLVYNGNGQFAIRPDKKSDAKLRKFKHVGMIAGGTGITPMLQLIRSITTDSSDVTKCALIFANQTEKDILLRKELEEVVKNHPDKLRVWYTLDRPPQGWEYSTGFVDTSMMKAHLPPPANDVLIVMCGPPPMIQNACLPNLTKLGYDPQNTFTY; this comes from the exons ATGTTTCCCGTGCTGATTGGACTCGTCGCAGTGTTTGCCACAATCCTTGTCCTCTTCCTGAAAGCAGGAAAGTCtgaaaggagaaaaaaagcaaGCAAGCATCCCAAAACTCTGCAGGATCCCACTGTTAAATATCCGCTGCCTCTCATAGAGAAGGAG GACATTACACACGACACGAAGAGATTCCGCTTCAGTCTTCCCTCGTCTCATCATGTACTCGGGCTTCCAATCG GTCAGCATGTGTACCTGTCTGCTAAAGTCAGTGGGAATCTGGTGATCCGAGCGTACACTCCTGTCTCCAGTGATGAGGACCAGGGACACGTCGAGCTAGTCATAAAG GTATATTACAAAAACACACATCCAAACTATCCTGATGGGGGCAAAATGTCTCAGTACCTGAACGACATGAAGATAGGAGACACCATTGATTTCCGAGGGCCAAATGGTCTGCTGGTGTACAATGGCAATG GTCAGTTTGCTATTCGGCCTGATAAAAAGTCTGATGCCAAGCTGCGGAAGTTTAAACATGTGGGAATGATTGCCGGTGGCACag GTATCACTCCGATGCTGCAGCTTATCCGCAGTATCACAACAGATTCTTCAGACGTTACCAAATGTGCCCTTATTTTTGCCAACCAG ACCGAGAAGGACATTTTGTTAAGGAAGGAACTGGAAGAAGTTGTGAAGAATCATCCTGATAAACTCCGTGTATGGTACACACTAGACCGACCTCCACAAG GTTGGGAATACAGCACAGGATTTGTGGACACTTCAATGATGAAAGCGCACCTTCCTCCTCCAGCCAATGACGTGCTGATCGTGATGTGTGGCCCGCCCCCGATGATCCAGAATGCGTGCCTGCCAAACCTCACCAAACTGGGCTACGACCCACAAAACACTTTCACATACTAA